A stretch of the Deltaproteobacteria bacterium genome encodes the following:
- the hemH gene encoding ferrochelatase — MVPINLHDPIKCEGDIALTNQLTTDPWRDVPHVVVLLNFGGPTSDPEVEPFLRRLFEDPFIIRAPLPARFRRFLARRIATKRAPKSSAEYAKIGYSPINKMTAAQAEHLQTALRQMRPNTKVVVINRYTAPTAEETVRSIDFAGSRIFMVTLYPHLCHSTTVSSLRDFDLAVEAHLGHRHIPTTRIFSWWQTPRYLAHTYQRLQQGLEPLLTSEPSQPLTVVFSAHGIPVKYHNRGDPYVTETHAHFNELKRRGEVWLKQRFPQSDVLWDLSFQSRVGPVEWVKPYTDETIERLGRERGGAVLLVPISFTADHIETLYEMDHTYRELALASGFKRYARVVPSNDDPELAASLVDALTAHGF, encoded by the coding sequence ATAGTCCCGATCAACTTGCACGACCCAATTAAATGCGAAGGTGATATCGCTTTGACCAACCAGCTTACAACAGATCCTTGGCGCGACGTACCCCATGTTGTGGTTCTTCTTAACTTTGGTGGTCCTACCTCGGATCCGGAGGTTGAGCCATTCTTGCGACGCCTGTTCGAGGATCCCTTTATCATCAGAGCGCCACTTCCGGCGCGATTCCGGCGATTTTTGGCGCGACGCATTGCTACCAAGCGAGCACCAAAATCATCGGCAGAATATGCCAAGATTGGCTACTCGCCGATCAATAAGATGACTGCGGCACAGGCTGAGCATTTGCAGACCGCGTTGCGACAAATGAGGCCTAATACCAAGGTCGTTGTGATCAACAGATATACGGCACCGACTGCAGAGGAAACGGTCCGCAGTATCGATTTTGCCGGTAGTCGTATTTTCATGGTGACGCTCTATCCACATCTTTGCCACAGCACCACGGTGAGCTCACTGCGTGATTTTGACTTGGCTGTGGAGGCTCATCTTGGGCACCGGCATATTCCGACAACGAGAATTTTCTCATGGTGGCAGACGCCGCGTTACCTCGCGCATACCTATCAGAGATTACAGCAAGGACTGGAGCCACTCCTGACCTCTGAACCGTCGCAACCACTGACCGTCGTCTTTTCAGCGCACGGGATTCCTGTCAAATACCACAATAGGGGCGATCCCTATGTGACCGAGACGCACGCCCACTTTAATGAGTTGAAGCGCCGCGGTGAGGTATGGCTCAAGCAGCGCTTTCCGCAATCAGATGTGCTCTGGGACCTGTCGTTTCAAAGCCGTGTGGGGCCGGTTGAGTGGGTAAAGCCCTATACCGATGAGACTATCGAGCGACTTGGACGTGAGCGAGGCGGGGCGGTGCTATTGGTGCCGATTAGCTTTACTGCTGACCATATCGAGACTCTTTATGAGATGGATCACACCTACAGAGAGTTAGCTTTGGCCTCTGGCTTTAAGCGTTATGCGCGCGTCGTACCGTCAAATGACGATCCTGAACTCGCAGCCTCTCTGGTAGATGCCCTGACGGCTCATGGGTTTTAG
- the apaG gene encoding Co2+/Mg2+ efflux protein ApaG, with translation MYSQITNAIEVTVQPAFLTDHSQPESGVYVWTYEVTISNHSTASVRLLRRHWRITNAFGQTTDVKGDGVVGNQPLIPPGATFNYSSFANLPTASGIMVGTYDMTSENGDLIIVAIPAFSLDSPDQLARPN, from the coding sequence ATGTACAGTCAGATCACTAATGCTATCGAAGTCACGGTACAACCTGCCTTTCTTACCGATCATTCGCAACCTGAATCAGGTGTTTATGTATGGACTTACGAGGTTACTATTAGCAACCATAGCACTGCATCGGTGCGTCTTCTTCGTCGCCATTGGCGCATTACCAATGCTTTTGGTCAAACAACAGATGTCAAGGGTGATGGAGTTGTGGGCAATCAGCCACTGATACCGCCAGGTGCCACTTTTAATTACAGCAGTTTTGCCAATCTGCCGACCGCTTCAGGTATCATGGTCGGTACCTATGACATGACAAGTGAGAACGGGGACCTGATCATCGTAGCGATACCAGCGTTTTCCTTAGATAGTCCCGATCAACTTGCACGACCCAATTAA
- a CDS encoding class I SAM-dependent methyltransferase — protein MAKKPTVTGKNLPEFDKYYHYRESVQSPDADAAFLEEIYRRARGRNPTVFREDFCGTFANCCAWVKRSSKNRAYGLDLDPEPINYGKNHYLTELTAEQQKRVHIELQNVLGRNLPRADVICALNFSYFIFKERQVLKKYFTACRKSLNPKGVFVIDAFGGPKCQEANEEVSENGNPPFDYYWDQDSFDPLTHEAVFHIHFKRKGEKKRLNVFTYDWRMWTLPELRDLLLEAGFSRVEYLWEGTNEHGEGDGDFKAVNKGEECEAWVAYLAAYA, from the coding sequence ATGGCAAAGAAACCCACTGTTACAGGCAAAAACCTACCAGAATTCGACAAGTACTATCATTACCGGGAGAGCGTGCAATCACCAGATGCCGATGCAGCCTTTCTAGAGGAAATCTACCGCCGAGCTAGAGGGCGCAATCCCACTGTTTTTCGCGAGGATTTTTGCGGCACCTTCGCCAATTGCTGCGCATGGGTAAAACGCAGCAGCAAAAATAGAGCCTACGGCCTCGATCTTGATCCTGAGCCGATCAATTACGGCAAAAATCATTATCTCACTGAGCTGACAGCAGAACAGCAAAAGCGTGTTCATATCGAGTTACAGAACGTCCTCGGACGTAACCTACCACGAGCCGACGTCATTTGTGCGCTGAACTTCTCGTACTTCATTTTCAAGGAACGTCAGGTTCTTAAAAAGTATTTCACAGCCTGTCGCAAATCCCTGAATCCTAAAGGTGTATTTGTTATTGATGCGTTTGGAGGACCAAAGTGCCAAGAGGCCAATGAGGAGGTCAGCGAAAACGGCAACCCACCTTTTGACTACTACTGGGACCAAGACTCCTTTGATCCGCTTACTCACGAGGCGGTGTTTCACATCCATTTCAAGCGCAAGGGCGAAAAGAAAAGGCTCAATGTCTTTACCTACGATTGGCGCATGTGGACGCTTCCCGAGCTGCGAGATTTGCTTCTCGAGGCCGGTTTTAGCCGCGTAGAGTACCTCTGGGAAGGCACCAATGAACATGGCGAAGGTGACGGTGACTTCAAAGCCGTGAATAAAGGTGAGGAATGTGAAGCCTGGGTCGCATACCTTGCCGCTTACGCCTGA